Proteins encoded in a region of the Ziziphus jujuba cultivar Dongzao chromosome 3, ASM3175591v1 genome:
- the LOC107422517 gene encoding glycine-rich protein 23 produces the protein MRVYSGRVVVTFFCVLLVSGLVVADHHNGGKVDKEDKHLFPRPHFYKGAGLGHGIYRKGFRHGRFGGGGLGGGGGLGGGGGLGGGGGLGGGGGLGAGAGLGGGGGLGGGGGLGGGGGLGGGAGLGGGGGLGGGGGLGGGGGLGGGGGLGHGGGLGGGGGLGHGGGLGGGGGLGHGGGLGGGGGLGHGGGLGGGGGLGGGGGLGGGGGLGGGGGAGAGGGGGLGGGGGAGAGGGGGLGGGGGAGAGGGVGAGGGVGGGGGLGGGGGAGGGGGFGGGGGVGGGAGGGFGGGAGAGGGLGGGGGAGGGFGGGGGAGGGGGFGAGGGFGKGLGVGGGEGGGGGFGGGSGFGGGH, from the coding sequence ATGAGAGTTTATTCTGGTCGTGTTGTGGTCACTTTCTTCTGTGTTCTACTTGTGAGTGGTTTGGTTGTTGCTGATCATCACAATGGTGGAAAGGTTGATAAGGAAGATAAGCACTTGTTTCCACGTCCACATTTCTATAAAGGTGCAGGTCTAGGGCATGGAATATACAGGAAAGGTTTCAGGCATGGAAGGTTTGGTGGAGGTGGgcttggtggtggtggtggattgGGTGGTGGAGGTGGTCTAGGTGGCGGTGGCGGGCTTGGTGGCGGAGGTGGGTTAGGTGCTGGTGCCGGGCTTGGTGGTGGAGGTGGGTTAGGTGGGGGTGGTGGGCTTGGTGGTGGAGGTGGGCTAGGTGGTGGTGCCGGGCTTGGTGGTGGAGGTGGGTTAGGTGGGGGTGGTGGGCTTGGTGGTGGTGGCGGATTAGGAGGGGGAGGTGGGCTTGGTCATGGTGGTGGGTTAGGAGGGGGAGGTGGACTTGGACATGGTGGTGGAttaggaggaggaggagggctTGGTCATGGTGGTGGGTTAGGTGGAGGAGGAGGGCTTGGTCATGGTGGAGGGCTAGGAGGAGGAGGTGGGCTTGGTGGAGGTGGAGGTCTAGGTGGTGGAGGAGGACTAGGCGGTGGAGGTGGTGCCGGAGCCGGTGGTGGAGGAGGACTTGGCGGTGGAGGTGGTGCCGGAGCCGGTGGTGGAGGAGGACTTGGCGGTGGCGGTGGAGCCGGTGCTGGAGGTGGTGTTGGCGCTGGAGGAGGAGTTGGTGGAGGTGGTGGACtaggaggtggaggtggagcTGGCGGAGGTGGTGGGTTCGGCGGTGGTGGCGGAGTGGGTGGTGGTGCAGGTGGAGGCTTCGGAGGAGGTGCCGGTGCTGGCGGGGGACTCGGAGGCGGAGGCGGTGCTGGAGGTGGATTTGGGGGAGGAGGTGGTGCAGGTGGAGGAGGAGGGTTTGGTGCAGGTGGGGGATTTGGCAAAGGTTTAGGTGTCGGCGGTGGAGAAGGCGGAGGTGGCGGGTTCGGTGGAGGCAGTGGTTTTGGTGGTGGTCACTAA
- the LOC132803114 gene encoding CLAVATA3/ESR (CLE)-related protein 41-like has protein sequence MAKLSFFEATTKSQATLLLFLVLLLVVPVLFARPHTELSKSSMANSSSSSSSSMEFHPKEPANGNITHQHLGASAHEVPSGPNPDSNK, from the coding sequence ATGGCAAAATTATCATTCTTCGAAGCAACTACAAAATCCCAAGCAACACTACTGCTTTTTCTTGTGCTTCTCTTGGTTGTTCCGGTGCTCTTTGCTCGTCCTCATACCGAGCTTTCGAAGTCATCCATGGCGAATTCGTCGTCGTCTTCATCATCTTCTATGGAATTTCATCCTAAAGAACCTGCTAATGGTAATATCACACATCAACATCTTGGAGCCTCTGCTCATGAAGTTCCTAGTGGTCCAAATCCTGATTCCAACAAGTAA
- the LOC107422525 gene encoding uncharacterized protein LOC107422525: protein MDFHSFNLLVIFFLLCSRAGAEGTGSVFFVDGSGNQFIRNPSPNDVDKPDSMVAMEVGAAVSVLLGLAPPSTLSAASSSKLNEVLQPNPFNRPRAVFMLEVRGIDDPSLVVKGDSILSDAYGSKIVFYSKEAEIQLPDEDEVAVVSLDEPLADCTDREISDFATWMGGSYVVDMLEPLNGELTIPLGSGANAKFHMSKKADREFIVSLLSLIHNFRRAIELHEDLSQGTQHPAELVTGHYDGIKVLQEQYGTEAIAQHGKELLLATLTKISNSLQNAHKGHIVGVISFYKSSPLESGKMLNLRFIPRPSARWLEETKVPHDLKVEVVLVRRTLAWITGIILIIATLLGVYFLLNMPLTRDTLLYSNVKLD from the exons ATGGACTTTCACAGTTTCAATTTGCTTGTTATCTTCTTCCTTCTCTGCTCGCGAGCTGGG GCCGAAGGTACTGGATCTGTATTCTTTGTCGATGGCTCCGGTAATCAGTTTATTCGCAATCCTTCTCCGAACGATGTCGACAAG CCTGATTCAATGGTGGCCATGGAAGTTGGTGCCGCAGTCTCAGTTTTGCTTGGTCTTGCTCCACCTTCTACACTTTCTGCGGCTAGCTCATCTAAG TTGAATGAGGTTCTCCAGCCTAATCCTTTCAATAGGCCTCGTGCTGTTTTCATGCTGGAAGTTAGAGGAATTGATG ATCCTAGTCTTGTAGTCAAAGGTGATTCCATTCTCAGCGATGCCTATGGTAGTAAGATTGTTTTTTATTCAAAGGAAGCCGAGATTCAATTGCCAG ATGAAGATGAGGTAGCTGTGGTATCTTTGGATGAGCCACTGGCAGATTGTACTGATAGAGAAATCTCAGATTTT gcaACTTGGATGGGTGGATCATATGTAGTTGATATGCTGGAACCATTGAACGGAGAGTTGACTATTCCATTGGGCAGTGGTGCCAATGCAAAGTTTCATATGTCAAAG AAAGCTGACAGGGAGTTTATAGTGAGTCTTCTATCTCTTATCCACAATTTTAGACGGGCAATAGAACTGCATGAAGATTTATCTCAAGGCACACAACATCCTGCTGAGTTAGTGACTGGTCATTATGATGGCATTAAG GTCTTGCAAGAGCAATATGGAACTGAAGCCATTGCTCAACATGGAAAGGAGTTACTACTTGCTACATTGACCAAGATATCTAATTCATTGCAAAATGCACACAAAG GTCATATTGTTGGTGTTATCTCCTTCTATAAATCATCTCCTCTGGAATCAGGCAAGATGTTGAATTTGAGGTTTATTCCTCGGCCATCTGCACGTTGGTTAGAAGAAACAAAAGTCCCTCATGATCTGAAGGTTGAAGTTGTGTTGGTTAGACGGACACTTGCTTGGATCACGGGGATTATACTCATCATTGCAACTCTCTTAGGG GTATACTTCCTGTTGAACATGCCACTCACAAGGGATACCCTCCTGTATTCCAATGTTAAGCTTGACTAA